The Pogoniulus pusillus isolate bPogPus1 chromosome 30, bPogPus1.pri, whole genome shotgun sequence genomic interval TCTGAAAGGAAAAGTTACTTAATTGCAACATACATCAAGCACAACGGGGCATGCAGGAAAATAATGTTTCGTTTCCACCCACACCTCACACTGCTGCTAAGTATTTTAATAAAAGGACCTCCGTCCTATCCTTACTTTACATGCCACTTTGGATGCATTGCACAGCACTTGGCAGTCTTACCTACACGGGGTAGTTgtttaatggggaaaaaaaaagccatttgaGGCCTGTCAAACGGTGTAATGATGAGGCAGCATTTGCTGTCTGTCTCACACTGTGATGTGAGAAGATTTACTGTTTCATGGAGGTTTGCAAATGTCTCACAACACTACACCTCAAAAACCTCACTGCTGAGCAGAGttcagccaagaagaaaggacTGGCACATCAAGATGCCTCGCTGATGGCATTCTGCATGTTTTGCTCTCCAGAGGAAGTGCTAAAacagaacaaagctagaaattcAAGACTCTGTTGGTTTTCCTGTTCCTGTTCAGAGCCTAGAGAAGGTGGGAACCACCTGCCCAGAAGGTACTAAGGTGAACTTCagtgtctgttttttttctagttttggtactttttttttctcattagatATGAGCATTAAAATTACCCCCATGCATTCTTTGTAATTTTCCTTTATCTtagtttattatttttttattgatACCTACAAAATACTTGAGGAGGGACTGAATCCAGTTACActtggctgaggagcagagtgCACCCTGTGTTTAAGTGTTGCTGGGTAAGGGAAAGCAGTTTGATGGAGCCTGAGAGAAGATAAAATGCTAGGGGAGGCAAATAGGAAAATTTTGGGCATACTTACCACAATAAAGGGAAAGAGCATCCCAATTGTGAAGAAACTAACCCAGCTAACAGCCCCTGCTATCATGTAAGCAGCAGGCCGTGAGGACTGTATGAACAGCTCAGCTGTCAGGGTGTTGGTTATGCCACCTGAGGATGAGGTTCAGAATGCAATAGGTTAGAAAGCCAAATGTCCATCTGCAGTGTGCCCAATGACAGAAAAATGGAGTGAGTAGCTCTGGAACATGCCACTGGCTGATCTAATTCTACTGAAACCAACATCCTTAGTAGCACATTTCTGAACCCACTGCCCACATGCTAAGTGTCCTCCTGAGAAGTGACCctatcagcagcactgctcagggagCAAAGGTCCTCTGCAAGTGTCTTGAGCTGCTGCTTGTACAACTCACCTGAACTGAAAGACAGAACTAGGACATGCATGCACACTGccaccaccccccctccccgagCAGTTCACAACAAGCTTCAGGTTCAGGCAATGGGCACTGAACTGTTCTGATGGGATTGGCTCACTTGTGCCCTTAgccagggcaccagcagccctgcagctaaCACCTGCCTGGCTCATGCCCTGAGCTCCTGCTGTCCCCTGGCCCCAGAGTGTAAAGCACCATTGCTATCATACCTGGTCCCAGCCCAAAGCTCAAGATGAAGGCAAATATAGCTGCCATGCTCACGTAAGGCACCCATGAGTACAGCTCCTGGAACAGGATTGGAAGGTTTACAGAAtcaccatggcaccaggtgccacatcatctctttttaaacacttccagggacagtgactccaccacctccccaggcagcctgtacCCATGgtcagtcactctttctgggaagaattttttcctaacgttcagcctaaacctccttggcacagcttgagattgtcacctctcctgtcactggttgcttgggagaagagaccaaccctcacctggctacaatctgccttcaggtagttgtagagagcaataaggtctccactGAGCCTCCTTTCCTCTGAGCTAAATAactccagcttctccagctgttcctcacaggactgtgctccagccccctcaacagtcttggtgcccttctctggacacattcagcatctcaacatctttcttaatcTGAgaagcccaggactggacacagtactcaaggtttaGTTCAGATTCTGAGAATCTACTGTTAAAAGTTTGGCTTAGCGATTACATTTCCTTTTGCTATTTTATTGCAGCAAAGATCAACAGCCACTTGTGGCTGCTTGCAGCTAATTAACTGACTGCTTCAGAGAACTAATAATTGTTCATTTAATAGTTTATGTGTCtttaaaaagaagaataaaTGCTATGTTGTCATCAGTTTTGTCAGCATcaaacacagctgcagctttaAGATAACTACACAACCAAACCTTATCTGAGTGCCTTCTCTTATTTTGGGGAGCTTGGCTGTACAATTACCCATCTTTCAATTGCTGTCAGTTTTAACTTAAGACACCTCTTATCTTCCAGCTTCTTTTGAGTGTCTCACTAGAGTCCTATCATCTAACATAAATGAGCCCTTCTTTACACCTGGTAAGTCAGGGAGAAGGTTAAAACGATGCTCCAAAAGGTCATGAGGAGGTATCCCCCAATGATTAGGCATCTCCTTCCCACACAGTCTATCAGTAAACCCTGTGGACAAGACAGAGTTTCTGTTACCATGCTGATCTCACATTTACCAATGCCCCTCAAGAAGAATGGttcctctctctgacaggagggAGAACAGACTGCTACTCACACAGGTAAGGGCTGTGAGGCATTCACAAGCTCCAGTCCCAAGTGTCACATATGGGATTTTTTCTGTTGAGATCCCAGCTTGTTCAAAAATGTAAGTTGCATAGAAATAAATCtgcaatgggaaaaaaatgtcaggGTGTTCCTAGCAGTTAAACAGTCATCTGGAAACAAACCCAAGGTCATGCCGAGCACACAGCTCAAGATATTTCTTATGTGAGTAATGAATGTGCCATAAGCAGTAAGAGGAACCTGTTAAATTCATGCCCAGGTAAAATACACTGCTATCTTCAAATACACAACTTACTGAAGACAATGCCTCACCCTCTTACAGCAGACGCAATGGGATAAGCTGATCCACCCCTACTGACTTTTTCACAACATGAACACAAGCATTGAGTCATCCCCAAAAGATTTTTACATGCTAGAAACACAGAAGTGACCAAAAAAAGACAGGAGAAAGAGAGCAATGACACAAAGGTACTCCTAACCACTAATCCCATCTCCCTGGGCTCCTCTACATGGATCCTTTGTAtgagcagaaggctggagacCAGAGGGAATTAAATCCTTGAAGGTGCTTGTAGGGACGGCACCTTACCGCGTTGATCCCACTCAGCTGCTGGCCCATAGTCATCACAATCACAGTGATCAGCTGCCACCTCACACCGCGGTCACTGAACAATTGCCAGGGTTTCCTGGGTTTCTCCCCATCCAAGGCGAAACGTTCCCGCTGGATATCTTCCATCTCCTGTTGGTACCCTGGAGAGCCATGCAATCGCTTCAGTGCTAGAAACACAAGAAAGTCTCTTGCGGTGACCTACTGACCACAGCTCCTGGGGGTCACCTCTTCCTAGGACCACCTGGCTGTGGCTAGGATATGAAAAGCTGCTTTAGgaatactgggaaaaaaatgaattacctttggcacagctcagctcatcaCCTCTGTCTATAAGAAGGTATCTGGGGCTTTCAGGAAACCATGGCAGGAATAAAAGTTGGGCAAATGCTGGTAAACAGCTGCTGGATAGCAACAGAGGCCAATACGCTTCTCCACCCAGTAATTCCCTGGGAGAAGtgtagaaaaagaaggaaaaaaacaactccaaGTAATTAGCTACTGATGACTATTCAGAAGACTTACAGGAGCAAGATGCTCATTCTTTGAGAGATGTTCCCTTGTAGCCAGTTACCTACGTCTTGTGAACCTCAGCAGAAAGAGGTTGGGAAAGTACCTGCCAGCCACTCTGAAATCAAGTGTCACTCAAGGAGATGAGCAGTGCTGCTTTACTTGCTGCTTCTTGCTGGGCTGGTCCTAGGCACTACTTTCAGACTTGCCAGAAGAGCATTTCCTAGCAAGGCAGGACAGTGAAAGCATGCAGACCTCATCTGAAGGTCACCAGCTTTTGAGAACCAGACAATAACTGAGGACAGAAAGAACCCAGGAAGGCACCTGATACTATTCCCAGCTGGTCTCACAAGAAGGTGTGCTACACAGAAAAGAATCACTACAATTGCTGCAGTTACAGTCATCAAGATGAGCTGCTGTGGGCAATGTCAACTTTCTCAACTCAAAAGGCCTGCTCCATTTTAAACACTGACTGCAGGCTATGTGGTCTGGAATCTATGTTCTACTCATGTTCTGCACTTCACATCTGAGGTATCTAGGAAGATCAGTTAATTCACAAAGTAGTGATttagggggggaaagaaagagaagtctAAGTGCTTTTGGtaaacagacaaacaaagagGTAACATGCTGTGACTCAGGCTAccagcagttgctctcaggGCAGTGGAAGGAATCTAGCAGACTCCATGAAAGAAGCGTTTGGAAGAGCTTAAGATCCAAGGTGGTGCAGTCCATCCCAACATCATCTGATCTCACAAGGAAtaaaaacagcagcagtgttcTCAAGTCCTGTCTTCTGAACCTCCACTGTCTCCATCAAGAAGATGGCCAAAAGTAAGAATTCAGCAAAAATGTGCCTGTTTtactgatgctgctttggccaACCCACCTAAACTGAgaacacttccctggggagaCAGCACAGATGGTTTGCAGCTGTAGCAAGAAGGGGATAAAAGCAAAGTTTTCACCTTCAAGGCAGACCTCTGTGAGAAGCTGACTCAGTATTGCTACAATGGCCCCAGTGAATGTttcacagagctgcagggaatAGCAATTCTTTACATGCCAGTAACTCAAGGCAGGAAAAATTAAGCATTTCTAACCTTAAGCCAATTATTTGTCCTGTCAGAATCCCCCCAGTCAGAAAGATGGAAGTCCCCATGGCCATGCCACCTCTAAGATGTTTTGGGGCAACCTCTCCAATATACAGAGGCTGCACACAGATCCCAATACCTGgaacaaaatggaaaaaaaacacattttcttATTAATAGATTTTGCTTTGAAGAGTTACTGAACCAAAATGTGTAGAAAATCAGACTTAGTTGCTTTCCTATTAATTTTAGCCACTTTTGGATTCCAAGTTAGACTACGGAACATTTTTGACCTTGCATTTACAAAGCAGCTTACAAACACAGGTTGTAATACTGACAGAGTCATCAGTAACTAATTTGTCATTCACTGCAGTTTATTCAAAGTAAGAATAGGAAATGATTCACCTGAATTTATGCCAATCAAAAATCTTCCAGCAATCAGCAACTCAAACAATCCTGTAGGAAAACTGATCCCCATTAAAATGGAGGCCAGTATCGCTATGATGTTATTCATCAGAAGAGCTCCTTTCctaaagaggagaggggaggaaaaaaacccaaatgccttaagaaaacaaacaaactttccTTTCTGGTAGTATGGAAGTGGGCTTTAGTGTGCTACCCTTGCAGACCCAGATATCTGACACAAGTACTTACTCCTACAAAGCTCTGAAGATACGAGTTGTGCATAAACATGACAGCAATGCCTGTCAAGAGCAGGAGGTTGCTCGCTCATGCTGCAGCTACATAGAAGGCACTGGAGATGCTTCTGATCACACAGCCTGTCCTTATGGAAGGATGGCTTCTCACGGgctgagttgaatctgctgctgctacttAACCCCAATACTGCCCTCATGCCAGCTTCAGATGGAAAGcgctggctggagcagagcagcacggCCTGCACTTCAGGTGGTGGCAGGAGAGGCTTCCTGTGCCCCTTGCCGCTTTCCGGCTTCGGGCTTTTCTGATGGGCTGGCTGCGGTCGGGCAGTAGGGGGAGGtcgctgccttctgctgctgccttctgctgctgccttctgctgctgccttctgctgctgccttctgctgctgccttctgctgctgccttctgctgctgccttctgctgctgccttctgctgctgccttctgctgctgccttctgctgctgccttctgctgctgccttctgctgctgcacgcAGGCTCAGGTCATtgtgcactgcagcactgccaggcaaaCTCcttctttatctcaacccagacTCGGGTTGCCTGTTACTTTCCCTCCCGTCTGTGGGGGGCAAGGGCTTGCAACAGCCCATATTAGACCTTCTCTTGAAGAGAGGGGCTAGTGAGAGCAGGCTGATGAGCTAGCACAAGGCTGCAAATGGGGAACTGTGTTCCCTACTGTACCATGGGTGCGCATGCCCACATAGACAAATGCAATGGAAACACCAGACTGGAGGCTATAATTCAGGGATCATCTTTTAAAGTCACTTTGGGACAAACTGTAAAATTCTACTAGACAACTCGACTTTGCAGTGAAAAACTTTTATAGCCACCAAAGGTacatttcctcttgctctttTTCCATTTACTTACTTTACATTCCAGTGAGAAAGTGGGAAAAGAAGCTGCTGTAACTCACCTGCCCAGCCAGATGGCCATGCTGCCTCCCATCAGGGCTCCACACAGGCCTCCAAGTGAGAATATGGAAGCAATGACAGACCAAAGGAAAGTCAGCAGACTGGGGTTGAGTGCCTCGTGATATCGACTGGTCCAGGTTTCATTTAAGAACATGTGTATATGCTGCAGCAGAAAAGAATGAGGAATGCACAGCCATAGGTGTAGCCCTGCAGCTCGGCACCATAAATAGCTTGTACCTCAAGCCTGAAAACCAATTCTGGGCACTAACAAAAGGAATTATCTCAGTTGTATTAAAACCACCAAAGACTAATAGAGCCTTCCTTGACTATACCACCTTTCCCATCCCCCGTACATCTTAAAGACTGATGAACAGCTctgcttttgttctcctggtcaAGAGAGGCTGTATTCCACCAGAGAAGCAAAACCTTTCCACATACTCTTGCAAAAGAGTTCTGAGGGCCTCCTGAatggagggggagcagggtggGTGGGTAGGTAGGTCCTACTGGTTTTTAGGAACATCTCAGAACACAGAGGTATCACATAATCTAAACGTTTTCACAGTCGAGAGACTCATTCTGACACTTGATTTAAATCTTCCCGCCTCAGTGCAATCCAACAATTCATAGTGGAAGCCTTACTGCAACTCTAACATTCCCCTCCCTTTATGCAGTATTCATGTGTCACAACCTTTAAACTGTTACTCTACACACTTGTTTTCCTAGGGATCTCTTAAATTGATGAGCATTTGTAACCAGAGGCTCTTGTTCTTTGCCAGCAAAGACTTCGCAGAAGGACAAACATGGACTCTCTGTTTCCAGCATATTACGTCTTCTTTCACAAACAGCTTATTTTAGCCTTTGTAAAACACATACAATGTTGTAGCAAATTCAGCTCCACAAGAAAAAAGAGTCAGCTGTCAGCAGAAAACAGTACTAATCACTTTCACAAGATCCTCTCCAGTCATCCACGAAATATGCAGTCCTCAAGGCCATGGTAACAAGTAGATGGcaatggggaaaaaaggcagatgAAAATAACTACAAGGAACTCAGACACTACAGATGCAACTTTTTTTCTCAGTAAATTGCCTTGTCATGGACAACTGTAACTATCCTCTTCCTGCCATTTGGTGATGTGAGCTATAggaatggttccaagctgtgtcaggggcgGTTTAAACTTGACGTTAGGAGAAATGGTGGTGAGATTTACAGGAAGGGTGATTGAACTTTGAAATATGTGCCCTAGAGAGATGGTTGATGCTCTATCATGAGAGGCATTGGACAATGCCCTTAACGTGCTTTAGCTTTTGGTCAGgcagttggaccagatgatcatTGCAGGTCCCTGACAACCAAAATTGTTTGGTTCTACTACTCTACGCTGCTCTGTTCTTAGTGTTATGGACTTTAGCCAAAGATGAACCTGGAAGACGCTACTTTCTCAGGTAATTCTTTTAAACCAGATTTTAACAGAGGTTTTTATGGGATGTACTTGGCACTTTTATCTGATACAGAATATCTCTCATGGGAGGCACTCAAAAACCAACTCACATAAAACTATTCTGGAAATCAGCAAGCCTTCAGATGAGAGGAaggctgctttggctgctgatGCCATTGCACTGAGAGTGCCTTTGGCCCCTCAGCCAGCCAGCCAggacacctctgctgctgtaaaACAACCCTGTGaacaagagagaagagagggtaTTTTACCTGGGTGGGTGCATTGATAATGGAAACATTGTATCCATACTGAAAGGTCCCTCCAATTCCAACAGCACAGATAGCCAGGAACAAGGTCCAGGTAGGGAGCTAGAGCACAGAGGAGAGTAACAGGCATGAAAAGCAACAAGGCCTTAAGCCAATGTGCCTATGGTATGCAGGAGAAAATGCTGGTGAAACACAGAGTGCATTTAGCTTTGAACAGCGAAAAAATCTGTTTAGAAAACTCTCTCTAAATAAACTCTCAAACATCTGCAGCAGGATTTGACCATGTTCACTAGCATCTTTTGGAGACACTGCTCCAAGCAcgcccctgccctcctgccagcacagtcACCGAACTGGGTAAATGCTCATGGAATCAGTTTTTGATGAAAGAATGCCAGAAATGTTTGTGGTTGGTGCTAGAGGCACTATGACTCAGTATGAGAATGAACCAAATTCCAGTTTCTATGGCTCACATCTTATCTGAGATGTAAGaattaactttttttccctcagtccCTATGTGCATTGCTGGATGTCTGCGAGCCAGTGAGTGCTAACCTGTAGTGTTTTAGATCACGACACACTGCTCACTGGTAGCAGCATTGCTCCAAAGTTTACTGCATGCATTTTTAACGTTTTCAACATTGATTACCTGGTTACATAGCTAAATCACAATTTAGGAACTAAGATTAATAGATTCACAGACTCTTAGGTTTTAAGGCCAACAGGATCCATAACTGTGGTATATTCTTATCTCAGCAGAGTTCCAATTGGTCATAAAAAGTTGTCCTTTGGATAAGGCCTCTGAGATAGACAAGACCTCTAGAGGCTTATACAGTATCTGGTTTTATGACACTCCTCAACTCCAGTTTTTACTGAATACAACAGTACTAAAATCTAGAAGAGATAGAAAACAaactagcaaaaaaaaagccccagaaTCACTGACATACACCACCTGACTTAGGCTTTGTTAGGGTGGCTGCCCTCTTTCTGCCCAAAGAAGCCTGCTTGTTACAGTCATGTGCTCTGTCCCACTGGGGTTTGGGCGCCCATTTCTCAGAGCATGGACAACAGTGGTATCTGTTCCCCGAGCTGCTTCATTCTTCATAGCTCATAAGCACTTCCACCTCActtcagaaacacagcacaaccccaccccaccccccggTTTGCATTCAATGTAAAACATAAGAATCAGAAGATGTGTTTTTACAGCTTCCATTTGGAAGTGCTGCTGGATGCCTAAGGACAACGAAATTTTAGCAGTCTGATCATCTAATGCATTTTTATTTAAAAGTAAACATTAAACCATCAGAAAATTTCACATATGTGACCACTGCTAAAGCTACAAACTCTGCAGGACTCATCCTCGGGGGCCAAGGCCGTTCTGCTTACCTTGCTGTGCGTGCTAGACCCTCTCAGCAGGGGCTGGCGCTCCATTTGGAGTATGGGTAgagtttcctttcctttgccAAATTTAGTAAACTACACTTCAGGAATAAAAGGTGTCAAAGAAATGAACTTATTATTGTATTGAAACACAACTTTTGCCTTCTGTCTCTAGCCACTGGGATTCTTCTCAATGGTTCGCGCCTTTGTTATGCCTGCCATGCCCAGCTTTCACCAGGCTTGAGAGGAGCTGCGGGGAGCTCTCCCGTGTGCAGCAGCACACCCCAGGCACCTTCTTCGTTAAAACCAGAGCAGAAAGCACCCGACAGGCCCcagtcagctgcagctcctagCTCCCACAGAAGCGGACGGGGTGATTACCTGCGGCTTCGGTGGCATCTCCCCGCAACTCCCAACGGCAGCGCTCCCTCGCCCGCTGCTTCCTCGCGGCACAG includes:
- the LOC135189017 gene encoding solute carrier family 2, facilitated glucose transporter member 11-like isoform X1 — translated: MPPKPQFTKFGKGKETLPILQMERQPLLRGSSTHSKLPTWTLFLAICAVGIGGTFQYGYNVSIINAPTQHIHMFLNETWTSRYHEALNPSLLTFLWSVIASIFSLGGLCGALMGGSMAIWLGRKGALLMNNIIAILASILMGISFPTGLFELLIAGRFLIGINSGIGICVQPLYIGEVAPKHLRGGMAMGTSIFLTGGILTGQIIGLRELLGGEAYWPLLLSSSCLPAFAQLLFLPWFPESPRYLLIDRGDELSCAKALKRLHGSPGYQQEMEDIQRERFALDGEKPRKPWQLFSDRGVRWQLITVIVMTMGQQLSGINAIYFYATYIFEQAGISTEKIPYVTLGTGACECLTALTCGLLIDCVGRRCLIIGGYLLMTFWSIVLTFSLTYQELYSWVPYVSMAAIFAFILSFGLGPGGITNTLTAELFIQSSRPAAYMIAGAVSWVSFFTIGMLFPFIVNGLKQYCFLVFLLECSSVAAFIFFVIPETKNKSFLEIRKEFHKLNFGRNSRKLEAELNERRQLQDELKNSQ
- the LOC135189017 gene encoding solute carrier family 2, facilitated glucose transporter member 11-like isoform X3 codes for the protein MERQPLLRGSSTHSKLPTWTLFLAICAVGIGGTFQYGYNVSIINAPTQHIHMFLNETWTSRYHEALNPSLLTFLWSVIASIFSLGGLCGALMGGSMAIWLGRKGALLMNNIIAILASILMGISFPTGLFELLIAGRFLIGINSGIGICVQPLYIGEVAPKHLRGGMAMGTSIFLTGGILTGQIIGLRELLGGEAYWPLLLSSSCLPAFAQLLFLPWFPESPRYLLIDRGDELSCAKALKRLHGSPGYQQEMEDIQRERFALDGEKPRKPWQLFSDRGVRWQLITVIVMTMGQQLSGINAIYFYATYIFEQAGISTEKIPYVTLGTGACECLTALTCGLLIDCVGRRCLIIGGYLLMTFWSIVLTFSLTYQELYSWVPYVSMAAIFAFILSFGLGPGGITNTLTAELFIQSSRPAAYMIAGAVSWVSFFTIGMLFPFIVNGLKQYCFLVFLLECSSVAAFIFFVIPETKNKSFLEIRKEFHKLNFGRNSRKLEAELNERRQLQDELKNSQ
- the LOC135189017 gene encoding solute carrier family 2, facilitated glucose transporter member 11-like isoform X2, which produces MPPKPQFTKFGKGKETLPILQMERQPLLRGSSTHSKLPTWTLFLAICAVGIGGTFQYGYNVSIINAPTQHIHMFLNETWTSRYHEALNPSLLTFLWSVIASIFSLGGLCGALMGGSMAIWLGRKGALLMNNIIAILASILMGISFPTGLFELLIAGRFLIGINSGIGICVQPLYIGEVAPKHLRGGMAMGTSIFLTGGILTGQIIGLRELLGGEAYWPLLLSSSCLPAFAQLLFLPWFPESPRYLLIDRGDELSCAKGYQQEMEDIQRERFALDGEKPRKPWQLFSDRGVRWQLITVIVMTMGQQLSGINAIYFYATYIFEQAGISTEKIPYVTLGTGACECLTALTCGLLIDCVGRRCLIIGGYLLMTFWSIVLTFSLTYQELYSWVPYVSMAAIFAFILSFGLGPGGITNTLTAELFIQSSRPAAYMIAGAVSWVSFFTIGMLFPFIVNGLKQYCFLVFLLECSSVAAFIFFVIPETKNKSFLEIRKEFHKLNFGRNSRKLEAELNERRQLQDELKNSQ
- the LOC135189017 gene encoding solute carrier family 2, facilitated glucose transporter member 11-like isoform X4; the protein is MPPKPQLPTWTLFLAICAVGIGGTFQYGYNVSIINAPTQHIHMFLNETWTSRYHEALNPSLLTFLWSVIASIFSLGGLCGALMGGSMAIWLGRKGALLMNNIIAILASILMGISFPTGLFELLIAGRFLIGINSGIGICVQPLYIGEVAPKHLRGGMAMGTSIFLTGGILTGQIIGLRELLGGEAYWPLLLSSSCLPAFAQLLFLPWFPESPRYLLIDRGDELSCAKALKRLHGSPGYQQEMEDIQRERFALDGEKPRKPWQLFSDRGVRWQLITVIVMTMGQQLSGINAIYFYATYIFEQAGISTEKIPYVTLGTGACECLTALTCGLLIDCVGRRCLIIGGYLLMTFWSIVLTFSLTYQELYSWVPYVSMAAIFAFILSFGLGPGGITNTLTAELFIQSSRPAAYMIAGAVSWVSFFTIGMLFPFIVNGLKQYCFLVFLLECSSVAAFIFFVIPETKNKSFLEIRKEFHKLNFGRNSRKLEAELNERRQLQDELKNSQ
- the LOC135189017 gene encoding solute carrier family 2, facilitated glucose transporter member 11-like isoform X5, which gives rise to MPPKPQFTKFGKGKETLPILQMERQPLLRGSSTHSKLPTWTLFLAICAVGIGGTFQYGYNVSIINAPTQHIHMFLNETWTSRYHEALNPSLLTFLWSVIASIFSLGGLCGALMGGSMAIWLGRKGALLMNNIIAILASILMGISFPTGLFELLIAGRFLIGINSGIGICVQPLYIGEVAPKHLRGGMAMGTSIFLTGGILTGQIIGLRELLGGEAYWPLLLSSSCLPAFAQLLFLPWFPESPRYLLIDRGDELSCAKALKRLHGSPGYQQEMEDIQRERFALDGEKPRKPWQLFSDRGVRWQLITVIVMTMGQQLSGINAIYFYATYIFEQAGISTEKIPYVTLGTGACECLTALTCELYSWVPYVSMAAIFAFILSFGLGPGGITNTLTAELFIQSSRPAAYMIAGAVSWVSFFTIGMLFPFIVNGLKQYCFLVFLLECSSVAAFIFFVIPETKNKSFLEIRKEFHKLNFGRNSRKLEAELNERRQLQDELKNSQ